The Macrobrachium nipponense isolate FS-2020 chromosome 13, ASM1510439v2, whole genome shotgun sequence genome has a window encoding:
- the LOC135225394 gene encoding uncharacterized protein LOC135225394: protein MNSTSAFQRTVALVQPKVKGQMRYRHVLSSRAATRVLKNITNYVTVEMMKTKHNALVDTRSEYSLVSEDILNDAQKSLVSSSNITACGASSEELQIEGEILMDVKLGKTIVRQHRFIVVSKLVTRVILGMDLWIKLGTVTLDLTKGRLRVDSINLSLPLNTGERTQSHKSCSDGVVKLIVRAENAVVTPPRTELFICCSADGMVPDEQYLLCPRRPEGSPVAPPHCCIQGSIKKKMYVSVANVSDKHKTVRSGEEIGELEPSVVGYDGNHSLLSSIEKKRGNFIVGESLTFEQKEEMDEVLHEFKNVFYNGGPLPLVQVGVEHTMRVNPDSAPIANRPRRLSLVLEAEVKKELSKLQDMGVIKKSCSPWADPIVCARRADGSLRLTIDYRGVNSVSQPATLHPIPVVEDLLDRLGQAKYFSVLDAKSGYHQMPLQKEDCEVLAFVVPWGQFEWHGRTPFGLKGAGYTFQRMMATILSDCNYTDALCYLDDILVWGSTWKEHIAMAQKCVEQYS from the coding sequence ATGAATTCTACTTCCGCTTTCCAACGCACTGTGGCTTTGGTGCAGCCAAAGGTGAAGGGTCAAATGAGATATCGGCATGTGCTCTCCAGCCGAGCAGCAACTCgggtattgaaaaatattacaaattatgTTACTGTGGAGATGATGAAAACTAAGCATAATGCTTTGGTGGACACCAGAAGTGAATATTCTTTAGTTTCTGAGGATATCTTGAATGATGCTCAGAAATCTCTTGTCAGCTCGAGTAATATTACAGCTTGCGGAGCGAGCAGTGAAGAACTTCAAATTGAGGGAGAAATTCTGATGGATGTAAAGCTAGGCAAAACCATAGTGAGACAACATAGGTTCATTGTGGTATCTAAACTTGTTACTAGAGTGATACTTGGGATGGACTTGTGGATAAAACTTGGCACAGTCACTCTAGATTTGACAAAAGGGAGGTTGCGAGTGGATTCAATAAATTTATCATTGCCATTGAATACTGGGGAAAGGACACAATCACATAAATCATGCTCTGATGGAGTGGTGAAGCTCATTGTTAGAGCTGAGAATGCAGTTGTGACACCTCCTAGGACAGAATTATTTATATGCTGCTCTGCTGATGGGATGGTTCCAGATGAGCAGTATCTGTTGTGTCCCCGACGACCTGAGGGTTCTCCGGTTGCCCCTCCTCATTGCTGCATCCAaggttcaatcaagaagaaaatgtaTGTGAGTGTTGCAAATGTATCAGATAAACACAAAACTGTGCGGAGTGGAGAGGAGATCGGGGAACTAGAGCCCAGTGTGGTAGGATACGATGGCAACCATAGCCTTTTAAGTTCAattgagaagaaaagaggaaattttATCGTTGGAGAGTCGCttacttttgagcagaaagaggaaATGGACGAGGTACTTCATGAGTTCAAGAATGTTTTCTATAATGGAGGCCCACTGCCACTGGTACAGGTAGGGGTGGAGCACACAATGAGAGTTAACCCAGATTCAGCACCAATAGCAAATAGACCGCGGCGGTTGTCACTTGTTTTGGAGGCAGAAGTCAAGAAGGAGCTAAGCAAACTTCAGGATATGGGTGTAATAAAGAAATCATGTAGCCCTTGGGCAGATCCTATTGTTTGCGCTCGTCGAGCTGATGGAAGCCTTCGGTTGACTATTGATTATAGGGGAGTAAATAGCGTGTCCCAGCCAGCAACATTGCATCCAATTCCTGTGGTCGAGGATCTTCTTGATAGACTTGGTCAGGCAAAATACTTTTCAGTGCTTGATGCAAAGTCTGGATACCATCAGATGCCTCTTCAGAAGGAGGATTGTGAGGTCTTGGCCTTTGTAGTCCCATGGGGCCAGTTTGAATGGCATGGTAGAACTCCTTTTGGTCTGAAAGGGGCAGGTTATACGTTTCAACGGATGATGGCTACAATACTCAGTGATTGCAACTATACGGATGCATTGTGTTATCTCGACGACATACTGGTCTGGGGTTCAACATGGAAAGAACACATAGCAATGGCTCAGAAATGTGTTGAGCAGTATTCGTGA